The uncultured Methanobrevibacter sp. genomic sequence TATAACTTTAAATTATAGAAAAAATAACATCTATACAATCTTCGTTTAAAAAAGATAATAATGATTAAAATTATTAAAATTACCTTGAATTAAAAAATAATGGAATATACTGGGCAAATTATTAAAAAAATTGTTTATGAACCCCAATTAATATAATCCCATCAATTCCTTTATTTTGACAAATATTACTACTCCAAAATATTAAAATAAAAAATGTAATACTTTTTATCAAAATAATACTATCGTAAATAATATTTTATTATAAAAAATTATTAAAAAATGGAATAGCTATTAAAAATCTGAGGAGTCGATTGCTTTAATAGCTATTGTAGACAGTGAAAGAAACCTATATATAATTATACAAATCTCTCTTTATTTATTAATTACTTTACATTGATGGAGAAAATAAGTAATATCAATTGGTTATGCCAACAACTGACATTACTTGGCTAATGATGAATTTTATCAACATAAAGATAATTAATTGAAAAACAATCAAAATATTCTCTATTTTAACTATTTTTCTAGCATTAGTGAGAAACCCACTAATATTAGAAAGACAGCTAAAGACATGAGTGTAAATAGCCAAAATAGCTATTTACAATCATTATCATATGGCTTGACTATTTTAAACTCTTAATCTAATTCTAATGGCCCTAATTTTGAGAGGGTCTTATGGAATTCCTCCATGGTTCTTTGAAACTTCTCACCTTCAGATGCTGAAATCCATTCATGACGGAACCTTTCCTTTTCAATTCCAAATTCCTCAAGAATGTCCTCAACAATTTTTGATCTTCTTGACCATTTGTAGTTACCCGCATCATAATGACAGTCACCAATATGGCATCCTCCTACAAATACACCATCAGCACCCTCCTGAAATGCCTTAAATATCATTGAAGGATTAATTCTTCCTGAACACATCACACGTATGATTCTGATGTTTGGGGAATATTGCATACGAGCAGTTCCTGCAGTATCCGCACCACCATAACAACACCAATTACATAATAAACCTACAATTTTTAAATCATCAGACATCAAATCACCTCATAACTCTGTTTTTTCTGGACTGTACAATGGAGGTTTGATATCATCTGAAACTCCAGCTACATAACCAGTTCTATCATAGTACTTTTTCTGCAATTTATCAAAGATCAATGAAACAGGAATATCCATTGGACATACATCATCACATTGGCCACAGTCTATACAACTGAAACTCATGTGTGACAATCTAACCCCCTGGAAAGCGATTGGTGTTGGAGGAATGTTTGTTTCATCCTTGAAGTAAGGTTTATCCAATTCGCAGTTTTCAAAGCACCAGCATATCGGGCAAACATCGCGACATGCATAACAGCTAATGCAACGGTTCCATTCAGTCATTTCACTGACTGTTGGATAAGTTGCTTCTTGATTCTTTTTAGCCATTTTAATCATGATGTTTTCAACCTTGGATCTTCCTTCCACGGCAGCATCATTAGGAGATTTGGTTTCAAGAACCCCTGCTTTTTTAGCACCATCTATTAGTTCCTGACCTTTTTCATCATTTATTTCAATGAATGTCCATCCATCTTCAGCGCCCCAATTCCCACAGGCAATATTTGCTTTTCTTGGGATTTTAACATCACACCTTTGGCAGTTGGTACGGCGTCCATATCCTTTCTCTTCAAGGTCATGGATTTTCACCGCTTCTTCTGAACCGTCAGCAAGTTCAATGATGAATTGGCCCTTGTCAATTTCTTCACTTATAACCTCATCAGGATTGGCTTCATAGAAAAGGTCAATCATTTCTCTTCCGCTGACTGGTGACACTGTTCCTCCACAGTTTAAACCAATCATATAAATGTTGTCCCTATTGATTTTATGCCGGGTTATTAGTTCTTCAACTGCCCTCATATCACATGGCTTGACTGTGAATGCAACTTTCTTATCAATGAAATATTTCTGGACAAGGTCCCCAATCATTGTTGGAGCACAATGATAAGATCCAGCAGTTTTTATTAAATCTTGTGAATCGGTGATGAAAACTGGAAACGCATCATAAACATCATCTTGAGGACTTAATGCTAAAACGCCATCAACTAAACCTTCATCAAGTAAGTACTTAAGAATACTGGTTACAGCTCCCCCACATTCTCCTGCTTCAAGAATTTCACTATCTTGAGATTTTGCTAAAACATAACTCATATTATCTCCCCTATTTGTTTAACTCCCCAATAACTTCAATAATGCTTAAGTTATCTGATTCAACTGCTACATTGAAATTTTGCTCTTCACCCATTGCATTAACAAAAGATCCGTCTTGCTCTAACCATGATTTTATAGGAACAATAATGTCTGCAATTTTTGTAGTGTCATTTTCACAGCAGGCAAAACTGATGATTTTAGAGAGTTTAGTAAAGTCATACTCGAACTCATCAACGACATCGTCATTGAAAACCAATAGTAATTTTGTTTCATCGAACAACTCTACCATTTCATCACTGGACTTTGAATCAATAATATTCAATGCACCTTTTGTATTAGCCTTACTGAAAACAGGTAAAATTTTACAGGCCAATGACTCCAATTTATCCAAATCATCTGCCCCATCAACATAATTAAACACTACCACTGAAGATTCGTCGATTTCTGCCATAAAATTATCTAAAAATTCCTGAACTGATGAAGTGGATGTTTCATCAGCAATGTTGAATGTGACTGCATTTTCATTTTTACTCAATGCATATATTTTTGCATCATTTTGTTTCGCATGAACAATTCTTCTTCCAATCAACGGATTTTCATACAGCAAATCACCTATTACAAATACCTTGCCGGCACCTGCAATCTCATCATATGATGCAACATCATCAAAATTCTTTAGGTCATTTGCATAAAAACCTATATTAAAACCATTGGATTCAGCGAACTGTTTGATCGCTTCAATTTCTTCAACTGTACTGTTTCCGGAACAAATTACAGATACTTCTGATGAACTGCAAGATTTGATTTCATTTATAGCTTCTGCCATTGCTTTGTCAATGTCAATATCTTCAAATTTGCTTTTAAAACAGTCTATAGAATTTCTTCCATTTAAACAGTTTTTACCCGCATTGACAGGATGTCTTTTATAAGGGAATGTCCCAACAATTTCTTTACCATCTAAAATCACATTTATACCACAACCAACACTACATGAAGGGCATAACGTGTGTTTAATTTCAAACATAATACATCACCAAAATTTTAAAAAGTAGCATTCAGATTTACAGTAGAATTAACATCATCGGTTAATAGCTCATAATTTGATTGTCGGGTTAATGTAATCATGTTCATCAGCATTGTGCATGCATGATGGAAAACAATTTGAGAACACTCCTTCTGCAGGAATTCTTCAAAAATTTCTAACCTAATTAAACCCTCAACCTTAAAGTTTAAATTCAAATATTCACTGGATCTTAAAACTATATTGTAGTTTACATCCCTTTGATCAGTGTTTATATATTCAACTGACCAATCAATATCCAAATTTAAATTAGCATTCTTGAGATTGTAATTTTCCCGAATCATGGCTATTTTCTCTACAGTAATTTCCACACTACTCTCTCCAATCATTATTAATGATAATCTCCAAATTATTTAACTTAAAAAAAAATTAATTAAATAATCTATATAATACTGAATAGTAATAACCATATAAAGATTATTAAAGTATTACTCCCTAAATTGGAAGTTTAAAGAGAAAATAATATAAATTAACATCATATTATCGAAATAAAGAAGGATTAGTTTATAATTTAGTAAAACACTGATTATCCACAATTTATCAGGAAAAAATAATAATTGGAAAAATCGTTCAAATGCAATAAAAATTTAAAAAAAGAAATAAAAAATTTATTTGAATAAAATGAACGGATACTAAAAATGGATTTTTAAAAATAATGAATTTACTTAAATTTAAAAGTAAAAA encodes the following:
- a CDS encoding hydrogenase iron-sulfur subunit, which translates into the protein MSDDLKIVGLLCNWCCYGGADTAGTARMQYSPNIRIIRVMCSGRINPSMIFKAFQEGADGVFVGGCHIGDCHYDAGNYKWSRRSKIVEDILEEFGIEKERFRHEWISASEGEKFQRTMEEFHKTLSKLGPLELD
- a CDS encoding Coenzyme F420 hydrogenase/dehydrogenase, beta subunit C-terminal domain, which translates into the protein MSYVLAKSQDSEILEAGECGGAVTSILKYLLDEGLVDGVLALSPQDDVYDAFPVFITDSQDLIKTAGSYHCAPTMIGDLVQKYFIDKKVAFTVKPCDMRAVEELITRHKINRDNIYMIGLNCGGTVSPVSGREMIDLFYEANPDEVISEEIDKGQFIIELADGSEEAVKIHDLEEKGYGRRTNCQRCDVKIPRKANIACGNWGAEDGWTFIEINDEKGQELIDGAKKAGVLETKSPNDAAVEGRSKVENIMIKMAKKNQEATYPTVSEMTEWNRCISCYACRDVCPICWCFENCELDKPYFKDETNIPPTPIAFQGVRLSHMSFSCIDCGQCDDVCPMDIPVSLIFDKLQKKYYDRTGYVAGVSDDIKPPLYSPEKTEL
- a CDS encoding molybdopterin-dependent oxidoreductase, whose translation is MFEIKHTLCPSCSVGCGINVILDGKEIVGTFPYKRHPVNAGKNCLNGRNSIDCFKSKFEDIDIDKAMAEAINEIKSCSSSEVSVICSGNSTVEEIEAIKQFAESNGFNIGFYANDLKNFDDVASYDEIAGAGKVFVIGDLLYENPLIGRRIVHAKQNDAKIYALSKNENAVTFNIADETSTSSVQEFLDNFMAEIDESSVVVFNYVDGADDLDKLESLACKILPVFSKANTKGALNIIDSKSSDEMVELFDETKLLLVFNDDVVDEFEYDFTKLSKIISFACCENDTTKIADIIVPIKSWLEQDGSFVNAMGEEQNFNVAVESDNLSIIEVIGELNK